The genomic region CGGTACGCGGATGACGCCGCACACCGAGAAGAGGTCGCCGACGCGCTCGGCGTGCTGGCCCCGCTGCTGAACGAGTTGCGCGTCGGGATGCCGACGTCGACCCTGGCGCTACCGTGGCTGGTCGATGACGCGCCCACCGCAGAACGCCACGCGCTGGGCGTGTCGAGGCGCCTCGAGCGTGCCTACCGGCGCCGGACCTACCGGTGCTGGTATCTGCCAGAACACTGCGGGCTCAAACGCAACCTGAGTGCCCACGTGAGCGTCGACGTGAATGCGCCCACGGACGCCGTGTGGCGGGTGATCTCCGACCCGACCCGCACCGCGGAGTGGAGCCACGAGTGCAACGGTGCCCAGTTCCTGGACGGCGCAACCGAATCCGGGCTCGGCGTGCGTTTCAAGGGCGTCAACCGCTCGGGGCGTACCACGTGGTCGCGGGTGTGCACGATCTTCGCGTTCGAACCGGGCCGGGAGTTCGGCTACGTCACCTCCAGTGGCACCGGCGATGCGACGGCGTGGCACTTCCGGGTCTCGCCGACACCGACTGGCGCTCGCCTCGAGCAGGCGTTTCAGACCGTCGCGCTGCCGGCGTGGATGTCGGCCATGGTGGGTGTCCTGATGCCATCGCACGACGATCGGACGGGCGCGCTGCGCGAGGACATGCGACGTGCCGGCGCATTGGCCGAGCTTTACCACCGCACCCAGTCCTCGGCGTAGCCTCTCGGCCATGGCGGAACTCAAGGAACGGCTGCGGGCAGACCTGACGACGGCGATGAAGTCGCGGGACAAGTTG from Mycolicibacterium sp. YH-1 harbors:
- a CDS encoding SRPBCC family protein translates to MKGRTHMTDTGPADAAPLVNRAIRRDVARALTALTQWPHPDDAQRRAIAEHLVWMLKPIAREETPAAAAAAAVISAARRYADDAAHREEVADALGVLAPLLNELRVGMPTSTLALPWLVDDAPTAERHALGVSRRLERAYRRRTYRCWYLPEHCGLKRNLSAHVSVDVNAPTDAVWRVISDPTRTAEWSHECNGAQFLDGATESGLGVRFKGVNRSGRTTWSRVCTIFAFEPGREFGYVTSSGTGDATAWHFRVSPTPTGARLEQAFQTVALPAWMSAMVGVLMPSHDDRTGALREDMRRAGALAELYHRTQSSA